In the genome of Pseudomonas fluorescens, the window GGTGTTCCTGGACTGAGTAAACGCACCCTTGATCGGAAATTTGCGGAGGCTCGCCGTCATTTGGCCCAGGCCTTACAGGCCTAAGGCCGAATTGCCAGGCAATGACCGCCATTGCCTGGCAATGATTTCTCTCCTTTGCCGACCTTCACTGATTGTCACATCCCACCACGCGCCACATGGCGCTACGGAGTGACATCATGCAATCCACCAGCCCTGCCCCTCTGTTAGCCGAGCGCCACATCATGCGTCGTGATGAGGTCGAACAAAAAACCGGATTCAAACGCTCACACATCTACAACTTGATGAAAGCCGGACTGTTCCCGAAATGCCGGCGCATCGGCACGCGTGCCGTCGGTTGGGACTCACTGGAGATTGAGCAGTGGGTTCAGGATCGCTTGTCGACGGGAGCCTAGTGTCATGAAAGTTCTTTCGTTGATCTCGACCAAGGGCGGCGCCGGCAAGACCACCGTCGCCGCCAATCTTGGTGGATTGCTCGCTGACTCAGGCTTGCGAGTTTTGCTGCTGGACCTGGACAGCCAACCGACGCTGTCCAGCTACTACGCCTTGTGCGAACTCCGAGAGGCCGGCAGTTACGAACTTATTTCGCAACGGCTCACTGCTCCCGAGCAGGTGATCACCACCACCGTCATTCAACACCTTGAATTGATCGTGTCCAACGACCGCGCCGGGCATATAAACACCCTGCTGTCGCAAGCGGACGATGGCCGCCTACGACTGCGCAACCTGCTGCCAGCCTTCCAGAATCGCTACGATGTGCTCATCGTCGATACCCAAGGCGCGCGCAGCGTCGTGGTGGAGATGGCCATCCTCGCCTCCGATTGCGCACTGTGCCCAGTCCCGCCGGAAATGCTCGCAGCGCGCGAGCTGCGCCGCGGCACGCTCGGGCTGTTTGAGGAATTGGAGCCGTACCGCTACCTGGGGGTCGCGTTGCCGTCGGTGAAGCTGTTGCTCAATCAGGTCAACGCCAATCGCCGCGATACCCGCTTGATTATGGAGAGCCTCCAAGATTCGTTTAAGGCCGATCCTCATGTCAGCCTCTGCGCCACAGTGATTCCCGATCGGGTGGCCTACCTCAATGCGGCCTCACTGGGGCTGCCCGTGCACCGCGTCGACTTCACTCCACCGGCTGGTAGCCATAGCCGTTGCGCCGCTGAGGTCATGCGTGCACTGGCGCTCGAGTTGTTTCCAGAATGGACCGACCTACTGAGCTCCCCAACAGCGTACGAAACTAGCCTAACGTCAACAGCTGACAGCCGACTTATCCGTCGCAGCTGATCCGAGGATGTGTGATGAAGCCACCGACCTCCGAAGAAATCACACGTCAACTGCAGCAAGCCCATTTCCCGCAGAAGCCGGACCGTGAGGTCTCGGCCGCTCCCGTCGGCGACACACCGATGGTCGTCACCCTCGAGCAACTGCGTCCCTACGAGCTCAATCCGCGTGTCATTCGCAATCCGCTGTATGACGAGCTCAAAGCCTCGATACGCGAACGCGGCCTGGACCAGCCGCCTTCCATAACGCGTCGCCCGAATGAACAGCATTTCATCATCCGCAACGGCGGCAACACCCGCTTGAGCATCCTCGGTGAGCTCTGGCAGGAAACCCGCGAGGAGCGTTTCTTTCGTATCCATTGCCTGTTCCGTCCCTGGCAATCCGAATCGCATGCCTTGCTCGGGCACTTGGCCGAGAGCGATTTGCATGGCCAGCTCACGTTCATTGAGCGAGCATTGGCTGTGGCGAAGCTCGAGGAAATGTTTCAGAAGCCTGGTGCCCCCCTGAGCCAGCGTGAGCTCTCCACGCGTTTGAACCAAGGTGGATACCCTGTCTCGCAATCTCATATCAGCCGAATGTTCGATGCGCTCGAGCATCTGCTACCTGCAATTCCACAGGTCCTCTATGCAGGTCTCGGCAAGCCCGCCATCGAGCGGCTCATCACACTGCGGCGCCGAGCGGAGTCGATCTGGAATCAGTATTTTGGTGATGCCCAACAATTCGCTCTGCTGTGGCTAGAGGTGTTGTCGACATTCGAAGGTGAAAAATCCGAACTGGATTCGAGTGCGCTGCAGGACGAGCTGATCGCCAAAATGGCAGTGATCCTGAACCAGACACCCCGCCTGCTGGCCCTGGAAATGCACCAGGAACAGCGTGTGCCGCCTCACGCATCAAACAACGCTCACCCTCTGCCTCTAAGCGTGGAGGACGATCCTCCACACCCGTCACCAGAAAACGTGCACGCCTCCGAAACATCAATCGAGTCGTCTAGTCCCGAGCAACGGCGAAGTGGCGGCGACCCTTCGTCGGCGCAAGAACCCCGCCTTTCCCATATTCGACAGGCGCTGAGTGACGAGCTGCCGGCTGTGAAGCAGCCCGGCGGTATTCATGACGTTCAATCACCGGTGAGCTCAGCTACACCACACACCATCGTGCTGGATGGCATCCGTGGCTTGCGCGAGACCTGCGCTGCGCTGGCGACCGATTTAGCCAAATATGCCGACGCCAGTGCATTGGTCAGGCCGCAAGCTGACGGCCTGGGCTTCACCCTGTCACTGGAGTACCGCGAGCGGCTCAGCCCGCGATACACCGGCA includes:
- a CDS encoding ParB family protein, which codes for MKPPTSEEITRQLQQAHFPQKPDREVSAAPVGDTPMVVTLEQLRPYELNPRVIRNPLYDELKASIRERGLDQPPSITRRPNEQHFIIRNGGNTRLSILGELWQETREERFFRIHCLFRPWQSESHALLGHLAESDLHGQLTFIERALAVAKLEEMFQKPGAPLSQRELSTRLNQGGYPVSQSHISRMFDALEHLLPAIPQVLYAGLGKPAIERLITLRRRAESIWNQYFGDAQQFALLWLEVLSTFEGEKSELDSSALQDELIAKMAVILNQTPRLLALEMHQEQRVPPHASNNAHPLPLSVEDDPPHPSPENVHASETSIESSSPEQRRSGGDPSSAQEPRLSHIRQALSDELPAVKQPGGIHDVQSPVSSATPHTIVLDGIRGLRETCAALATDLAKYADASALVRPQADGLGFTLSLEYRERLSPRYTGIQLLLSALLRLQDDVAWEQRQQLPAALFGQLLIGAYDLPFAERPSLTVGLERLPDAQLEQLFALIRHARRLIDMTLSPTR
- a CDS encoding AlpA family transcriptional regulator; its protein translation is MQSTSPAPLLAERHIMRRDEVEQKTGFKRSHIYNLMKAGLFPKCRRIGTRAVGWDSLEIEQWVQDRLSTGA
- a CDS encoding ParA family protein is translated as MKVLSLISTKGGAGKTTVAANLGGLLADSGLRVLLLDLDSQPTLSSYYALCELREAGSYELISQRLTAPEQVITTTVIQHLELIVSNDRAGHINTLLSQADDGRLRLRNLLPAFQNRYDVLIVDTQGARSVVVEMAILASDCALCPVPPEMLAARELRRGTLGLFEELEPYRYLGVALPSVKLLLNQVNANRRDTRLIMESLQDSFKADPHVSLCATVIPDRVAYLNAASLGLPVHRVDFTPPAGSHSRCAAEVMRALALELFPEWTDLLSSPTAYETSLTSTADSRLIRRS